A genomic segment from Nocardiopsis sp. Huas11 encodes:
- a CDS encoding bifunctional 2-polyprenyl-6-hydroxyphenol methylase/3-demethylubiquinol 3-O-methyltransferase UbiG — translation MATHSELRDFWERRLERDWTESGVGYRALGRPFNTWMYRVREEVFLREAGRLDVSGSSVLDVGSGTGFYVRLWERLGAADITGCDMTDAAVARLREHFSDHRFVRQDAADLDAFDDASFDAVSCMDMLFHITDDDRYASALHEFARVLRPGGTLVLSENCLQRPEQRGEHQVNRTLEWIAGTANKAGFDLVRRVPMLMLMNAQVDASLPWRKTWGGVLRLAGLTGATGWLAGAALYPLERRLVRTRRESPTTELLVCRRRDQG, via the coding sequence ATGGCTACGCACAGCGAACTCCGCGACTTCTGGGAGCGCCGCCTCGAACGGGACTGGACCGAGAGCGGCGTCGGATACCGGGCCCTTGGGCGGCCCTTCAACACGTGGATGTACCGGGTCCGGGAGGAGGTGTTCCTCCGGGAGGCCGGGCGCCTGGACGTGTCCGGGTCCAGCGTCCTGGACGTGGGCAGCGGCACGGGTTTCTACGTGCGCCTGTGGGAACGGCTCGGGGCCGCCGACATCACCGGCTGCGACATGACCGACGCCGCCGTCGCCCGGCTGCGCGAACACTTCTCCGACCACCGGTTCGTCCGCCAGGACGCCGCCGACCTCGACGCCTTCGACGACGCCTCGTTCGACGCCGTGTCCTGTATGGACATGCTCTTCCACATCACCGACGACGACCGCTACGCGAGCGCGCTGCACGAGTTCGCGCGGGTCCTGCGCCCCGGCGGGACGCTGGTGCTGTCCGAGAACTGCCTCCAGCGCCCGGAGCAGCGCGGCGAGCACCAGGTGAACCGCACCCTGGAGTGGATCGCGGGCACCGCGAACAAGGCCGGGTTCGACCTCGTCCGCCGTGTCCCCATGCTCATGCTGATGAACGCCCAGGTGGACGCGTCCCTGCCGTGGCGCAAGACCTGGGGCGGCGTGCTGCGCCTGGCCGGCCTGACCGGGGCCACCGGCTGGCTGGCGGGCGCGGCGCTGTACCCGCTGGAACGTCGGCTGGTGCGCACCCGCCGCGAGAGCCCCACCACGGAGCTCCTGGTGTGTCGGCGCCGAGACCAGGGCTGA
- a CDS encoding class I SAM-dependent methyltransferase → MDERTTTTRRQWDRMAAGYARGAGLDRRLLGRTRAVLCGGARGRVLEVAVGTGNDLPYYPPGTDLTVVDLSPGMLARARTRAQAAGIDAVLVEGDAQDLPFADGEFDSVVCALALCTIPDQRAGLAEMWRVLRPGGRLALVDHVEYTRWPLRGREQRKARPRRRPLDVAVEVGFEIDRHDRLALGLLDLVIAHRPA, encoded by the coding sequence ATGGACGAGCGGACCACGACTACGCGACGGCAGTGGGACCGGATGGCGGCCGGCTACGCCCGGGGCGCCGGCCTCGACCGCCGGCTGCTGGGCCGCACCCGCGCGGTGCTGTGCGGCGGCGCCCGGGGCCGCGTCCTGGAGGTCGCGGTCGGCACGGGGAACGACCTTCCCTACTACCCGCCCGGCACCGACCTCACCGTCGTGGACCTGAGCCCGGGCATGCTCGCCCGCGCCCGGACACGGGCGCAGGCGGCGGGGATCGACGCCGTCCTCGTGGAGGGGGACGCCCAGGACCTGCCCTTCGCCGACGGCGAGTTCGACTCGGTGGTCTGCGCGCTCGCGCTGTGCACCATCCCCGACCAGCGCGCGGGCCTCGCCGAGATGTGGCGGGTGCTGCGCCCCGGAGGGCGGCTCGCGCTCGTCGACCACGTCGAGTACACCCGCTGGCCGCTGCGCGGGCGCGAACAGCGCAAGGCGCGCCCCCGGCGCAGGCCCCTGGACGTCGCCGTCGAGGTCGGCTTCGAGATCGACCGCCACGACCGCCTGGCGCTCGGCCTCCTCGACCTGGTCATCGCCCACCGGCCCGCCTGA
- a CDS encoding MerR family transcriptional regulator: protein MKSSEGELTIGELAGDFGLATHVLRHWESVGLLHPARRVGDRRRYTDDHRFRVALILQAKAAGLGLDQIRAVVEAPDGPARRDRLTAFLAELDERIERLRSARDLVAHAVDCPHEDFLACSRMREILHDCRTPGNPAAGPPVCVREPFGGGRVVPDR, encoded by the coding sequence ATGAAGTCAAGCGAGGGCGAACTGACGATCGGCGAACTGGCGGGGGATTTCGGTCTGGCCACCCACGTCCTGCGCCACTGGGAGTCGGTGGGGCTGCTCCATCCGGCCCGGCGGGTGGGCGACCGGCGGCGGTACACCGACGACCACCGGTTCCGGGTGGCCCTGATCCTCCAGGCCAAGGCGGCCGGGCTCGGCCTGGACCAGATCCGCGCGGTGGTCGAGGCCCCCGACGGCCCCGCGCGCCGCGACCGGCTCACGGCGTTCCTGGCCGAGCTGGACGAGCGGATCGAGCGGCTGCGGTCGGCCCGGGACCTCGTGGCGCACGCCGTCGACTGCCCGCACGAGGACTTCCTCGCCTGCTCCCGGATGCGGGAGATCCTGCACGACTGCCGGACTCCGGGGAACCCGGCGGCCGGTCCGCCCGTCTGTGTGCGCGAACCCTTCGGTGGCGGCCGTGTCGTCCCCGACCGGTAG
- a CDS encoding STM4015 family protein: MLNDHHLTEFAGLPVVEFPSRSNADHPSPGLPSALADPAAVAWRLRVDMWATDDEEPFEDYFRRFLAEVDTGRIGALVIGAWDYAFETTPPTVVRDLLVAHADRFPALRSLFFGDITDEELHISWIGQEDLSPVLTAFPLLTEFTARGGQNLRLHVAEHTCLRRLGLETGGLAAETARDVVTSRLPELEHLELVLGMRNYGCGTDPHVLAEVLSGRAFPRLRSLGLRSTEATDTWVRALAEAPLLPRLRALDLSLGTLTDRGARVLMDTPAFYGLERLDLHHSFLSEGVREELRAAFAAHGTELDLSHPQDLDDSFESGEDREEDETWEEFLDAVQPYYPAVGE, encoded by the coding sequence GTGCTGAACGATCACCACCTCACCGAGTTCGCCGGGCTACCGGTCGTCGAGTTCCCTTCGCGGAGCAACGCGGACCACCCCTCGCCCGGCCTCCCCTCCGCCCTGGCCGACCCCGCCGCGGTCGCCTGGCGGCTGCGGGTCGACATGTGGGCTACCGACGACGAGGAGCCGTTCGAGGACTACTTCCGGCGGTTCCTGGCCGAGGTCGACACCGGCCGGATCGGCGCCCTGGTCATCGGCGCCTGGGACTACGCCTTCGAGACGACCCCGCCGACCGTCGTTCGCGACCTGCTCGTCGCCCACGCCGACCGGTTCCCGGCGCTGCGCTCGCTGTTCTTCGGCGACATCACCGACGAGGAGCTGCACATCTCCTGGATCGGGCAGGAGGACCTGTCGCCGGTGCTGACCGCCTTCCCCCTGCTCACGGAGTTCACCGCCAGGGGCGGCCAGAACCTGCGCCTGCACGTCGCCGAGCACACGTGCCTGCGGCGGCTCGGCCTGGAGACCGGGGGCCTGGCGGCCGAGACCGCGCGGGACGTCGTGACCTCGCGCCTGCCGGAGCTGGAGCACCTGGAGCTCGTCCTGGGGATGAGGAACTACGGCTGCGGCACCGATCCCCACGTCCTGGCCGAGGTCCTGTCCGGGAGGGCCTTCCCCCGGCTGCGCTCGCTCGGCCTGCGCTCCACGGAGGCGACCGACACCTGGGTCCGCGCCCTGGCCGAGGCGCCCCTCCTGCCCCGGCTGCGCGCCCTGGACCTGTCCCTGGGCACCCTCACCGACCGGGGTGCGCGGGTTCTGATGGACACCCCGGCCTTCTACGGATTGGAGCGCCTGGACCTGCACCACTCCTTCCTCTCCGAAGGCGTGCGCGAGGAGCTGCGCGCGGCCTTCGCCGCGCACGGGACGGAGCTCGACCTGTCCCACCCGCAGGACCTGGACGACTCATTCGAGAGCGGCGAGGACAGGGAGGAGGACGAGACCTGGGAGGAGTTCCTCGATGCCGTCCAGCCCTACTACCCCGCGGTCGGCGAGTAG